A genome region from Pirellulales bacterium includes the following:
- a CDS encoding YbaB/EbfC family nucleoid-associated protein, whose amino-acid sequence MKGLGNLAGLMKQAQEIGGRMQGMSDELRGRRATGSAGGGMVEVEANGLGELLACRIDPSLIERRDREMIEDLVLAAVNQALTKAKELHAEQMRSLTGGLQLPGLDEALAKLTGGVPPTGAS is encoded by the coding sequence CTGAAAGGACTAGGCAACCTGGCGGGACTGATGAAGCAGGCCCAAGAGATTGGCGGTCGCATGCAAGGCATGAGCGACGAGTTGCGCGGCCGCCGCGCCACGGGTAGCGCCGGGGGCGGAATGGTTGAAGTCGAAGCCAACGGACTGGGCGAGTTGCTCGCGTGCCGGATCGACCCGTCGCTGATCGAGCGCCGCGATCGAGAAATGATCGAGGATTTGGTCTTGGCGGCGGTCAATCAGGCGCTAACCAAGGCCAAGGAACTGCATGCCGAACAGATGCGGTCGCTCACGGGGGGACTGCAACTGCCCGGCCTGGACGAAGCGCTGGCCAAGTTGACGGGGGGCGTGCCGCCGACCGGAGCGAGCTAA
- the nrdR gene encoding transcriptional regulator NrdR — MKCPFCHHDNDKVIDSRSSQDAYAIRRRRECLQCGRRYTTYERLDDPVVQVVKKDGAREPFDRQKIKAGLVKACWKRPVSAEQIDELVNQIENVAYVNLDSEVESRTIGELVMRRLRHVDQVAFVRFASVYREFKDVRDFVEELEPMLEETRGTDK, encoded by the coding sequence ATGAAATGTCCGTTCTGCCATCACGACAACGACAAGGTGATTGACTCGCGATCGAGCCAAGACGCCTACGCCATTCGGCGGCGGCGCGAGTGCTTGCAGTGCGGACGCCGCTACACCACGTATGAGCGGCTGGACGATCCGGTGGTTCAGGTCGTCAAAAAGGATGGCGCGCGCGAGCCCTTTGACCGCCAGAAGATCAAGGCGGGGCTGGTCAAGGCTTGTTGGAAGCGGCCCGTGTCGGCCGAGCAAATTGACGAGCTGGTGAACCAGATTGAGAACGTGGCCTACGTGAATCTCGACTCGGAAGTCGAGAGCCGGACCATCGGCGAGTTGGTGATGCGGCGACTGCGACACGTGGATCAAGTGGCGTTTGTGCGTTTTGCCAGCGTGTACCGAGAATTCAAGGATGTGCGCGACTTCGTGGAAGAGCTGGAGCCGATGCTCGAAGAAACGCGCGGCACGGACAAATAG
- the moaC gene encoding cyclic pyranopterin monophosphate synthase MoaC, giving the protein MSELTHFDERGASRMVDVSGKEITLRTARASARVSMQPATLEKIRDRKLSKGDVLEVARLAGIQAAKHTWELIPLCHVLPLDGVELHFDFPDASILAIEAVARVQARTGVEMEALVAASVAALTVYDMCKAIDRGMQIEAVRLEEKTGGRSGHFQRQQ; this is encoded by the coding sequence GTGAGCGAACTGACCCATTTCGACGAGCGCGGCGCCAGCCGCATGGTGGATGTGAGCGGCAAGGAAATCACCTTGCGCACTGCTCGCGCCAGCGCCCGCGTCAGCATGCAGCCCGCCACGCTGGAGAAAATTCGCGATCGCAAGCTATCCAAAGGGGACGTGCTGGAGGTCGCCCGGCTGGCCGGCATCCAAGCGGCGAAACACACCTGGGAGCTAATTCCGCTCTGCCACGTGCTGCCGCTCGATGGAGTGGAGCTTCACTTCGATTTCCCCGATGCCAGCATCCTGGCGATTGAGGCGGTCGCCCGAGTGCAGGCCCGCACTGGCGTCGAAATGGAGGCCCTGGTCGCGGCCAGCGTGGCGGCGCTCACCGTGTACGATATGTGCAAGGCTATCGATCGCGGCATGCAGATCGAAGCGGTCCGCCTAGAGGAAAAAACCGGTGGCCGCAGCGGGCATTTTCAGCGCCAGCAATAA
- a CDS encoding glycosyltransferase family 39 protein yields MRRYAGPICVFIASWFAVVATLGPVPAGPGITVDEYYDAAAGKGLVQALSNQGLSFFRFANIERNFAHLTLHPPLARFCLGLAHAPFDARPGEPAAVWIPAARLAPATGFAVMILLVGAATTKVVGPLAGAASSLSLALMPRAFAHAHFATLDTLQTLFCMIAVVALWLAVESPRPTHWKYALAGVAWGLALLAKINGALLAPPLLIWLLWTKRRQVWRPIVLWISSGGATFFLGWPWLWPHPWARTLEFFATASDRQSLHNFYLGQVWRDIDTPWHYPWVMTLATIPVALLAIGLLGAVWRPAANSSGRSLWSITLAVLLFTLLLFSVPGTPVYDGARLFLIAYPLWAILVGLGVSRIAGWLAPQKFSAWAATLALLTLLATSIFGVVSYHPFQTSYYNLLVGGLGGAERLGFEVTYWGDAANAQLMDRLAQVAPQQTVVFAPELAPFQTMATQIAFPVLGEHGVRLVPWNASAPADSRPRWAVVYNRRAESESLAPLLRGGRVVFENVRDGVWVARILQLEGEQ; encoded by the coding sequence ATGCGCCGCTACGCCGGCCCCATCTGTGTGTTCATCGCCAGTTGGTTTGCCGTCGTCGCCACGCTCGGCCCCGTGCCAGCCGGGCCGGGCATCACAGTCGACGAATACTACGATGCCGCCGCCGGCAAAGGGTTAGTCCAGGCACTGTCGAATCAGGGATTGAGCTTCTTTCGATTCGCGAACATCGAGCGCAATTTTGCGCATCTCACCCTGCATCCACCGCTGGCGCGGTTCTGCCTGGGCCTCGCCCATGCTCCCTTTGATGCGCGCCCCGGCGAGCCTGCCGCCGTCTGGATACCTGCGGCGCGCCTTGCTCCCGCCACGGGCTTTGCCGTCATGATCTTGCTGGTGGGCGCTGCGACCACCAAAGTCGTCGGCCCACTCGCTGGCGCGGCTAGTTCGCTGTCGCTGGCGCTCATGCCACGCGCGTTTGCGCACGCTCACTTTGCCACGCTTGATACGCTGCAAACGCTCTTTTGCATGATCGCGGTGGTCGCCCTCTGGCTGGCCGTCGAATCACCAAGGCCCACTCACTGGAAATATGCGCTAGCGGGCGTGGCCTGGGGCCTGGCGCTCTTGGCCAAGATCAACGGGGCGCTCTTGGCCCCGCCGCTGTTGATTTGGCTGCTCTGGACCAAGCGGCGGCAGGTATGGCGCCCGATCGTGCTCTGGATCAGCTCGGGGGGCGCCACCTTTTTTCTGGGCTGGCCCTGGCTCTGGCCACATCCCTGGGCGCGGACACTCGAGTTCTTCGCCACCGCGAGCGATCGTCAGTCGCTGCACAATTTTTACCTGGGACAAGTGTGGCGCGACATCGACACCCCTTGGCATTACCCCTGGGTAATGACGCTGGCCACCATCCCGGTGGCATTGCTGGCGATCGGTTTGCTTGGCGCTGTCTGGCGTCCCGCCGCCAATTCAAGTGGCCGAAGTCTGTGGTCGATCACGTTGGCGGTGCTGCTGTTTACGCTCCTGCTTTTCAGCGTCCCCGGCACGCCGGTTTATGACGGTGCCCGGCTCTTTCTCATTGCGTACCCACTCTGGGCCATTCTTGTGGGCTTGGGAGTAAGCCGCATCGCCGGGTGGCTCGCTCCCCAGAAATTCTCTGCCTGGGCGGCGACGCTCGCCCTGCTCACGCTCCTGGCCACGTCGATATTTGGCGTCGTGTCGTACCACCCGTTTCAGACCAGTTATTACAACCTGTTGGTCGGCGGATTGGGTGGCGCCGAGCGACTTGGCTTCGAGGTCACCTATTGGGGAGACGCCGCCAATGCCCAGTTGATGGACCGCCTCGCGCAGGTCGCCCCTCAGCAGACAGTCGTATTTGCGCCCGAGCTGGCGCCGTTTCAAACCATGGCCACGCAGATCGCCTTTCCCGTGCTGGGCGAACACGGCGTTCGTTTGGTACCGTGGAACGCGAGCGCCCCCGCCGACTCGCGTCCGCGCTGGGCGGTGGTATACAACCGACGAGCCGAATCCGAGTCGCTGGCGCCCCTCTTGCGCGGCGGCCGCGTGGTGTTCGAAAACGTTCGCGATGGCGTCTGGGTGGCGAGAATTCTTCAACTCGAAGGTGAACAGTGA
- the rpoN gene encoding RNA polymerase factor sigma-54: MRLSFGQEMRMAQKQVLAPRMIQSMEILQLPIMALQERIEQELEENPLLEVQEEERETEEETPAEPENPDLPTQEERELVVDENKDNVDDFERLLQMDEEYPEQFDERPRTSSNRMEEESDRKHDAMANMMARPQTLQDYLRDQLAWFDLDDAMRQMCERIIYGLDHNGYLETRLEDLLPPHASRADLDLAQRALQTIQKLDPPGIGARDLRECLLLQLTPDMPHYEEMRTLVSGHLEDLEHNRLPIIQKRTGYSIEAIQKTREQLRTLNPKPGAVFVDNYVPSVTPDVFVEPNEQGEYKVRLEDANTPHLFISPYYRQLLMNEKASAEDKEYIKRKINSAQWLIESIEQRRSTLTKVSQAIVDHQQEFLRKGPEFIEPLKMQQIADKVGVHVTTVSRAVDDKWIQTPRGIFPLKRFFGGGTVSASGEEIAWDTVRLRLQEIIDAEDKRRPYSDDDLVKELGKKGLTVARRTVTKYRKAMKIPSSRERRDWALGDADEATLRDESLRDGEAPDGAEREGIAPGGDLADETTGDDGPPSE; encoded by the coding sequence ATGCGACTTTCATTCGGCCAAGAAATGCGGATGGCGCAGAAGCAGGTGCTGGCGCCGCGCATGATTCAATCGATGGAGATCTTGCAACTGCCGATCATGGCGTTGCAGGAGCGCATCGAGCAGGAGTTGGAAGAAAATCCGCTATTGGAGGTGCAGGAAGAGGAGCGGGAGACGGAAGAGGAGACGCCCGCGGAGCCGGAGAACCCCGATCTGCCGACGCAGGAAGAGCGCGAGTTGGTCGTCGACGAGAACAAGGACAATGTCGACGACTTTGAACGTTTGCTGCAGATGGACGAGGAGTATCCGGAGCAGTTCGACGAGCGGCCGCGCACCTCGTCGAATCGGATGGAGGAAGAGAGCGACCGCAAGCACGACGCAATGGCCAATATGATGGCCCGCCCGCAGACGCTGCAAGACTATTTGCGCGACCAGTTGGCGTGGTTCGACCTGGACGACGCGATGCGGCAGATGTGCGAGCGGATCATCTACGGCCTGGACCACAACGGCTACCTGGAGACGCGGCTGGAAGACCTGCTGCCGCCGCACGCCAGCCGCGCCGACCTGGACCTGGCGCAGCGGGCACTGCAAACCATACAAAAGCTTGATCCACCGGGCATCGGCGCGCGCGACCTGCGCGAGTGCCTCTTGCTGCAATTGACGCCCGACATGCCGCATTACGAAGAAATGCGCACCTTGGTGTCTGGGCACCTGGAGGATTTAGAGCACAACCGCCTGCCGATCATCCAAAAGCGGACCGGCTACTCGATCGAAGCGATCCAAAAGACGCGGGAGCAACTGCGTACGCTAAATCCCAAGCCGGGCGCGGTGTTCGTCGACAACTATGTGCCGAGCGTGACGCCCGACGTGTTTGTCGAGCCGAACGAACAGGGCGAGTACAAGGTGCGGCTGGAAGACGCCAACACGCCGCATTTGTTCATCAGCCCTTACTATCGGCAACTGCTGATGAACGAAAAGGCGAGCGCCGAGGACAAGGAATACATCAAGCGGAAGATCAACTCGGCGCAGTGGCTGATCGAATCGATCGAACAGCGGCGCAGCACGTTGACCAAGGTGTCGCAGGCGATCGTCGATCATCAGCAGGAGTTTTTGCGCAAGGGTCCGGAGTTCATCGAGCCCTTGAAGATGCAACAGATCGCGGACAAGGTGGGCGTGCACGTGACCACGGTGAGCCGCGCGGTCGACGACAAGTGGATTCAGACGCCGCGCGGGATTTTTCCGCTCAAGCGTTTCTTTGGCGGCGGCACCGTGAGCGCCAGCGGCGAGGAGATCGCCTGGGACACGGTGCGATTGCGATTGCAGGAGATCATCGATGCGGAGGACAAGCGCCGCCCTTACAGCGACGACGACCTGGTGAAAGAGCTAGGCAAAAAGGGTTTGACCGTCGCGCGGCGCACCGTGACCAAGTATCGCAAGGCGATGAAAATCCCCAGTTCGCGCGAGCGTCGGGACTGGGCGCTGGGAGACGCTGATGAAGCGACGCTGCGGGACGAGTCGTTGCGGGATGGCGAGGCGCCGGACGGCGCCGAGCGCGAGGGCATAGCGCCAGGCGGCGACTTGGCGGACGAGACCACCGGCGACGACGGACCGCCGAGCGAATAG
- a CDS encoding PH domain-containing protein produces the protein MKCPKCAAEVADNAAFCPQCGASLKAAAGVASAQPAAKRGRALDEPERDLWSGAYSPKAMLGVWAVLALLSLVGLAIGFLQLSGSAQWSALLVVIVLAWLAGAMVLIYRRLSVRYRLTSQRLYHEKGVLRRTIDRIELIRMDDITCEQGPVERALGIGSIRVKSTDRSDPEFWIYGVEDVRNVASTIDQARRAEQVRRNVFIEMGAANG, from the coding sequence ATGAAGTGCCCCAAGTGCGCCGCCGAAGTCGCCGACAATGCCGCCTTTTGCCCCCAGTGCGGCGCCTCGCTTAAAGCCGCCGCCGGCGTCGCCAGCGCGCAGCCTGCCGCCAAGCGCGGCCGCGCCTTAGACGAGCCAGAACGCGATCTATGGAGCGGCGCCTATTCTCCCAAAGCCATGCTCGGCGTCTGGGCCGTGTTGGCGCTGCTCTCGCTCGTGGGCTTGGCGATCGGCTTCTTGCAGTTGTCGGGCAGCGCCCAATGGAGCGCGCTTCTGGTGGTCATTGTGCTTGCCTGGCTGGCTGGCGCCATGGTGCTCATCTATCGCCGCCTGAGTGTCCGCTACCGCCTGACCAGCCAACGGCTCTATCACGAAAAAGGGGTGCTGCGGCGCACCATTGACCGTATCGAATTGATTCGCATGGACGACATCACCTGCGAACAGGGACCAGTCGAACGCGCGCTCGGCATTGGTTCGATCCGCGTCAAATCGACCGATCGCTCCGATCCCGAGTTCTGGATCTACGGCGTCGAGGACGTGCGCAACGTGGCCTCCACGATCGATCAGGCGCGCCGCGCCGAGCAGGTGCGCCGCAATGTCTTTATCGAGATGGGCGCAGCCAACGGCTAA
- a CDS encoding helix-turn-helix domain-containing protein gives MKVFTTGQVAKICKVAPRTVSKWFDSGRLKGYRIPGSQDRRIPREYLIKFLKEHGMPLGDLEDETMAKILVVAQDQMLIESLKRELPPEKAFKLSTASSGFEAGIQAESFHPDSIIVDFSIGRTEALQICQNLRRNTEYTETIVIALLPDDGETYSFDRSSINETFKKPFDAALLAERLRTLIGARKELV, from the coding sequence ATGAAGGTCTTTACAACTGGTCAGGTCGCAAAGATCTGTAAGGTGGCCCCGCGCACCGTCAGTAAATGGTTCGATTCGGGCCGCCTGAAAGGTTACCGCATCCCCGGCTCGCAAGATCGCCGGATTCCCCGTGAGTATTTGATCAAGTTCCTCAAAGAGCATGGTATGCCGCTGGGCGATCTCGAAGACGAGACGATGGCCAAAATTCTGGTCGTCGCCCAGGATCAGATGCTCATCGAAAGCCTGAAGCGCGAGCTACCGCCGGAAAAGGCGTTCAAGCTCAGCACCGCTTCCAGCGGCTTCGAGGCTGGCATCCAGGCGGAAAGTTTCCATCCCGATTCGATCATCGTCGACTTCTCGATCGGTCGCACCGAAGCGCTGCAGATCTGCCAGAACCTGCGCCGCAACACCGAGTATACCGAGACGATCGTGATCGCCCTGCTGCCCGATGACGGCGAAACCTACAGTTTCGATCGTTCGAGCATCAACGAAACGTTCAAGAAGCCGTTCGACGCGGCCCTCTTGGCCGAGCGGCTCCGCACCTTGATCGGCGCCCGCAAGGAACTCGTTTAG
- the recR gene encoding recombination mediator RecR — protein MTQITESVGRLVEEFARLPGIGKKSAERLTYHVLRVPSAEALRLAEAIRSVKENVRYCGVCFNLAEGERCTICQDARRDAGLVCVVEQPRDVIAIEQTGYRGTYHVLLGRIAPLEGSTADQLTIDALVERVRGGQFREVIMGTNPTLEGDATALEISNRLQGLGVEITRLARGITTGSVLEFANKEILSDALAGRQKF, from the coding sequence GTGACGCAAATCACCGAGAGCGTGGGAAGGTTAGTCGAGGAGTTTGCCCGGCTGCCGGGCATCGGCAAGAAATCGGCCGAGCGGTTGACGTATCACGTGTTGCGCGTGCCGTCGGCCGAAGCCTTGCGATTGGCCGAGGCGATACGCAGCGTCAAGGAGAACGTGCGTTATTGCGGCGTGTGCTTCAATTTGGCGGAAGGCGAGCGCTGCACGATCTGCCAAGACGCGAGGCGCGATGCTGGGTTGGTTTGCGTGGTCGAGCAACCGCGCGACGTGATCGCGATTGAACAAACGGGTTATCGCGGAACGTATCATGTGCTGCTGGGGCGAATCGCGCCCCTGGAAGGCTCGACGGCGGATCAATTGACAATCGACGCGCTGGTGGAGCGGGTGCGCGGGGGGCAATTTCGCGAAGTGATCATGGGCACCAATCCCACTTTGGAAGGGGATGCCACGGCGCTGGAAATCTCGAATCGTTTGCAAGGTTTGGGGGTGGAGATCACGCGCTTGGCGCGCGGGATTACGACGGGCAGTGTGCTAGAATTTGCTAACAAGGAGATTTTGTCCGACGCGTTGGCCGGGCGACAGAAGTTTTAG